In a single window of the Haloarcula salinisoli genome:
- a CDS encoding cell surface protein, giving the protein MTHRQPIPTLTAVLVAVVVLAAVSGAGAAAQTDDPGVRVTDGTTTSGGNTTVGVVLTSAPNGLSGYYLDLTVQSPEGARVVNASYPDQFGLTTAPAYSEDGTTVTVEAADVNDVVEPGAADIQLATVEIAGGTPGDLAVGVEPRQFDDDDGESFQPAQVSDETPTTEPDTPTTSTGPEPTDGQGAANGSATASGGSGPLSPALVVGAVALLVGVWFRRSEA; this is encoded by the coding sequence ATGACACATCGACAGCCGATACCGACCCTCACAGCCGTGCTCGTCGCCGTTGTGGTTCTCGCGGCAGTGTCGGGCGCCGGCGCTGCGGCACAGACCGACGACCCCGGAGTCAGAGTCACCGACGGGACGACGACTTCCGGCGGAAACACTACAGTCGGCGTGGTACTCACGTCGGCCCCGAACGGCCTCTCGGGCTACTATCTCGACCTCACGGTACAGTCGCCAGAGGGGGCTCGCGTGGTCAACGCCAGCTACCCCGACCAGTTCGGACTGACAACGGCACCGGCGTACAGCGAGGACGGCACCACCGTCACAGTCGAAGCGGCCGACGTGAACGACGTCGTCGAGCCCGGTGCGGCCGACATACAGCTCGCGACGGTCGAGATAGCCGGCGGGACCCCCGGCGACCTGGCGGTTGGCGTCGAGCCGCGGCAGTTCGACGACGACGATGGAGAGTCGTTCCAGCCCGCCCAGGTGAGCGACGAGACCCCGACGACCGAACCAGATACGCCGACCACCAGCACTGGTCCCGAGCCCACCGACGGACAGGGAGCCGCGAACGGCTCGGCGACGGCCTCCGGCGGAAGCGGCCCGCTCTCACCGGCGCTGGTCGTGGGCGCGGTCGCCCTGCTGGTCGGTGTCTGGTTTCGGCGGAGCGAGGCGTAG
- the malA gene encoding alpha-amylase MalA: MHHPGPPRFVAAGDEIELAPRDPDPSATYRWQLVQTPEDSDATVGDEPVEQLVPDVPGTYVAELTAPDGRHRLTVRAFPSALSPAGVGGASGSGFSGRRSGQVSGGVSGGVSGGRSGSGSYGELATREKGEGGRPRLTLTPVVEGDDAVVEADPQPHPNATETADDLAVEFLVDDRDDVDPSAVTVGDRELRVPLSAVGDRLRVHAVAIGEDGYSVADAAEFERDEEELATDGGTAVQTGQTVTTNQPYHPPEWAEESVIYEIYIRTFGGEEGEAFDAIVDRLDYIDSLGVDTIWLTPVLQNDHAPHGYNIVDFLSIADDLGTREDYERFIDAAHERGINVLFDLVCNHSARTHPHFQAAVNDKESEYREWYEWRGDTEPETYFEWEHIANFNFSHLPVRRYLLDAVEKWQPLVDGFRCDMAWAVPNNFWREIHDSCNDADDDFLLLDETIPYIADFQAGLFDMHFDSTLYFSLRQVGGGQDAELVLDAIDERTEAGFPDHASFMVYAENHDETRYIVDYGKEAAEAAAAATFTLPGAPMVYAGQEFGQRGRRDDLAWDHADDEMREFFSSLADVRKQTPALSADGELYRVDYAVEEGWDDRVVAYARATEEEAAVVVLNFGEEPATVAVPEEASNHDIVADEDVGADGAAVTVDSAVVLPADSLV; the protein is encoded by the coding sequence ATGCATCACCCTGGACCGCCACGGTTCGTGGCCGCCGGTGACGAGATAGAACTCGCACCGCGTGACCCCGACCCATCGGCGACCTACAGGTGGCAGCTCGTACAGACTCCCGAGGACTCCGACGCGACCGTCGGCGACGAGCCCGTCGAGCAGCTGGTCCCGGACGTGCCGGGCACCTACGTCGCCGAGCTCACTGCGCCCGACGGCCGGCACCGCCTCACCGTGCGGGCGTTCCCCAGCGCGCTCTCCCCTGCCGGTGTTGGGGGGGCCTCGGGCTCCGGGTTCTCCGGTCGCCGGAGCGGACAGGTCAGTGGCGGCGTCTCCGGTGGCGTCAGCGGCGGCCGGAGCGGCTCGGGCAGCTACGGCGAACTCGCCACGCGCGAGAAAGGCGAGGGCGGCCGCCCACGCCTGACGCTGACGCCGGTCGTCGAGGGCGACGACGCCGTCGTCGAGGCCGACCCCCAGCCCCACCCGAACGCGACGGAGACGGCCGACGACCTGGCGGTCGAGTTCCTGGTAGACGACCGCGACGACGTCGACCCGAGCGCCGTGACAGTCGGCGACCGCGAACTGCGGGTACCACTTTCGGCCGTCGGCGACCGACTGCGCGTCCACGCGGTCGCAATCGGCGAGGACGGGTACAGTGTCGCAGATGCCGCGGAGTTCGAGCGAGACGAAGAAGAGCTCGCGACCGACGGCGGCACCGCCGTCCAGACGGGCCAGACCGTCACCACGAACCAGCCATACCACCCGCCCGAGTGGGCCGAGGAGTCGGTCATCTACGAGATTTACATCCGCACCTTCGGCGGCGAGGAGGGCGAGGCGTTCGACGCTATCGTCGACCGCCTCGACTACATCGACTCTCTCGGGGTGGACACCATCTGGCTCACGCCGGTGCTCCAGAACGACCACGCGCCCCACGGCTACAACATCGTGGACTTCCTCTCAATCGCGGACGACCTGGGCACGCGAGAGGACTACGAGCGGTTCATCGACGCGGCCCACGAGCGGGGCATCAACGTCCTGTTCGACCTGGTCTGTAACCACTCCGCGCGCACCCACCCGCACTTCCAGGCCGCCGTCAACGACAAGGAAAGCGAGTATCGGGAGTGGTACGAGTGGCGCGGCGACACCGAGCCCGAGACGTACTTCGAGTGGGAGCATATCGCGAACTTCAACTTCTCGCACCTGCCGGTGCGCCGATACCTGCTGGACGCCGTCGAGAAGTGGCAGCCACTGGTCGATGGCTTCCGCTGTGACATGGCGTGGGCGGTCCCGAACAACTTCTGGCGGGAGATCCACGACAGCTGCAACGACGCCGACGACGACTTCCTGCTGCTGGACGAGACCATCCCGTACATCGCGGACTTCCAGGCCGGCCTGTTCGACATGCACTTCGACTCGACGCTGTACTTCTCCTTGCGCCAGGTCGGGGGCGGCCAGGACGCCGAACTGGTCCTCGACGCCATCGACGAGCGTACCGAGGCCGGCTTCCCGGACCACGCCTCGTTCATGGTGTACGCCGAGAACCACGACGAGACGCGTTACATCGTGGACTACGGCAAGGAAGCGGCCGAGGCGGCCGCGGCCGCGACGTTCACGCTGCCCGGCGCACCGATGGTCTACGCCGGCCAGGAGTTCGGCCAGCGAGGCCGTCGCGACGACCTGGCGTGGGACCACGCCGACGACGAGATGCGCGAGTTCTTCAGTTCGCTCGCCGACGTGCGCAAACAGACCCCGGCGCTGTCGGCCGACGGGGAGCTCTACCGCGTCGACTACGCGGTCGAGGAGGGCTGGGACGACCGCGTCGTCGCCTACGCCCGTGCGACCGAGGAAGAAGCCGCCGTCGTCGTGCTGAACTTCGGCGAGGAGCCGGCGACGGTGGCGGTCCCCGAGGAGGCGTCCAACCACGACATCGTCGCCGACGAGGACGTCGGTGCCGATGGGGCGGCCGTCACGGTCGACAGTGCCGTCGTGCTGCCGGCAGACAGCCTCGTATAG
- a CDS encoding glycoside hydrolase family 15 protein: MRLTTALNEYKKARGERFPEESKTVGGSFSGHGDRLVHIGEHGSLRDYSDSLSGLYGIDRSQLGIQIGDETRWFSDLDTIRQHYYRDTRLVETEYDAGSFTVHQYDLTLGRAHATHVEVRGTVPQGAKLVAFATMAPEGKDTGVGALIHEDGGPDNSRVLEVYHRQEHDYITASTGLDEVHGQRPERLGEILDDDPIYFPRRRGTERRDQTRLTGDFVVTAPLEAVGRSNSTTLITQLSDHTEVDRQQAMADVSICAQSHSTASDLRESARERTRIEVPDSLPRADSLRTDLRVMDLLSSPSGGHIAAPEFDPFYENSGGYGFVWFRDDASVSRHLLEASDRLDIETDDILEESAQFLCERQLADGTWPHRVWATDGSLAPGWANANVEHNDESPEYQGDQTATVTAFLANLLSTRHGRLSDSLTVQIRDTIVEAVDALTRDVADNGLPSECQNVWEDSVGQFAHTAAAYIEAFAAVAQAPMTNQIKERSLHGADRVMDGLEELWDEEMGVYVMRLTDGDVDHRIDAAALKLTDAFRAYDAVEDTELTDEHVQRLANHVSTTLDTLFRNPPHSQLAGLIRYEGDRWRMQEQDGEKIWSVTTGIGAVSAAQVGVMLNERGENGDAYLNRSSDLYELIADDGPMATDAGYLAEQAFDSGELDSATPLGWSHAIRLHATALLDDLNSLPTTSSTTEAPDEMPTWTTGEKFGIGTVADHAEQDPSRVWFTLTEGALTEARFPQVDLLNLRTLDFIIRCNDESDYAVRTHKEDRRNTDTIERRVEPAEDDALLFRHIFTETGDGQGHAWELTVDYATDPEHDAILANVEFTAEDDHSYDVFSAANIALTSTNSVDRGLRYGEEGKFHLVARNPEAYTAETHNELLVDENGDALSVAMAMAAEGRFDWATVGAAGSERLDALYTQGELPEPTESVDGENIVLIGRLGTGETAEETVALGFARQADTAAALGEADGALDRGFETVRGAYAASWGEYLADKELPDSVEGHPNLANQYRTAIMTLMAVEDKTYHGASIASPSVPWGDAVYAGEPKNYGYNFVWSRDLYQVFTAFDTVGALDIAAQQLEYIYEFQQDEAGFIPQNTYVNGTTRWGGEQMDNISYPQVMAYHLAEDGITFDDVSYSYENLRRSADYVARNGPQTAQERWEEEAGFSPSSIAAEISGLACAAKLALDEGNEADALVWLALADHWANNVEDWTATETGTDQHQNTPYYTRITRDGNPEAGHLRTLANNGPTLDERNIIDHGFLDLVRLGIKPADDEVMANSVVEVDDTIRVDVEDAPGFYRYNGDGYGERGREDPGAPWSVEHKGKGRLWPLLTGERGEYELRLDEPTLEPTVALRAMEQFANSGRMIPEQVWDREHETDYNWEFGQGTGGATPLAWAMAQYIRLAHCVSAGTPVETPEFVHERYREQALNEPDRSPALRVDTQFRGNDIVVSGETTGVKVVIKTPVERVIADVDDGEFEEALGVEPGENQIIVAAADKADLASAGTTVWRMSL, encoded by the coding sequence ATGCGACTTACGACAGCGCTCAACGAGTACAAAAAAGCTCGTGGTGAGCGCTTCCCCGAGGAGAGCAAGACGGTCGGCGGCTCGTTCTCGGGGCATGGGGACCGCCTGGTACATATCGGGGAGCACGGTTCGTTGCGGGATTACTCCGATTCGCTATCCGGACTGTATGGTATCGACCGCTCGCAGCTGGGCATCCAGATCGGCGACGAGACACGCTGGTTCAGCGACCTGGACACTATCAGGCAACACTACTACCGAGACACCCGCCTGGTGGAGACCGAGTACGACGCTGGCAGTTTCACCGTCCACCAGTACGACCTGACACTCGGGCGCGCCCACGCGACACACGTTGAAGTGCGCGGGACCGTCCCGCAGGGCGCGAAACTCGTCGCCTTCGCGACGATGGCACCGGAGGGGAAAGACACCGGTGTCGGCGCGCTCATCCACGAGGACGGCGGCCCCGATAACTCGCGTGTGCTGGAGGTCTACCACCGCCAGGAACACGACTACATCACCGCTTCGACGGGACTGGACGAGGTCCACGGGCAGCGGCCCGAGCGACTGGGCGAGATACTCGACGACGACCCCATCTACTTCCCGCGCCGACGGGGGACCGAACGGCGTGACCAGACCCGCCTGACCGGTGACTTCGTCGTGACGGCCCCACTGGAAGCGGTCGGACGCTCCAACAGCACGACGCTTATCACACAGCTGTCGGACCACACGGAGGTCGACCGCCAGCAGGCGATGGCCGACGTGAGCATCTGTGCACAGTCACATTCGACGGCGTCGGACCTGCGGGAGTCGGCCCGCGAGCGGACCCGCATCGAGGTGCCCGACTCGCTGCCCCGCGCCGACAGCCTCCGGACGGACCTTCGGGTGATGGACCTGCTGTCGTCGCCGTCGGGCGGGCACATCGCCGCCCCCGAGTTCGACCCGTTCTACGAGAACTCCGGCGGGTACGGATTCGTCTGGTTCCGTGACGACGCCTCGGTCTCGCGACACCTGCTGGAGGCAAGCGACCGGCTCGATATCGAGACCGACGACATCCTCGAAGAGAGCGCGCAGTTCCTCTGTGAGCGCCAGCTCGCCGACGGCACCTGGCCCCACCGCGTGTGGGCCACTGACGGGTCGCTCGCGCCCGGATGGGCGAACGCGAACGTCGAGCACAACGACGAGTCGCCGGAGTATCAGGGGGACCAGACCGCGACGGTGACGGCGTTCCTCGCGAACCTGCTCAGCACCCGGCACGGTCGGCTGAGCGACTCGCTAACCGTCCAGATTCGGGACACCATCGTCGAAGCGGTCGACGCGCTCACTCGCGACGTGGCCGACAACGGGCTGCCCTCCGAGTGTCAGAACGTCTGGGAGGACTCCGTCGGGCAGTTCGCCCACACGGCAGCGGCCTACATCGAGGCCTTCGCGGCGGTCGCGCAGGCCCCCATGACCAACCAGATCAAAGAGCGCAGCCTCCACGGCGCCGACCGCGTCATGGACGGGCTGGAGGAGCTCTGGGACGAGGAGATGGGCGTGTACGTGATGCGCCTGACCGACGGCGACGTCGACCACCGAATCGACGCCGCGGCGCTGAAGCTCACGGACGCCTTCCGCGCGTACGACGCCGTCGAGGACACCGAACTGACTGACGAGCACGTCCAGCGGCTCGCCAACCACGTCAGCACGACGCTCGACACCCTGTTCCGGAACCCGCCCCATAGCCAGCTGGCGGGGCTCATCCGCTACGAGGGCGACCGCTGGCGGATGCAAGAGCAGGACGGCGAGAAGATATGGTCGGTGACGACCGGTATCGGAGCGGTTTCGGCCGCCCAGGTCGGCGTCATGCTGAACGAGCGCGGCGAGAACGGCGACGCCTACCTCAACCGGAGCAGCGACCTCTACGAACTCATCGCCGACGACGGTCCGATGGCGACCGACGCGGGCTATCTGGCCGAGCAGGCCTTCGACTCGGGCGAGCTCGACAGCGCGACGCCGCTTGGCTGGTCACACGCCATCCGGCTCCACGCGACCGCCCTGCTCGACGACCTCAACTCCCTGCCGACCACCTCCTCCACGACAGAGGCACCCGACGAGATGCCGACCTGGACGACCGGGGAGAAGTTCGGCATCGGCACCGTCGCCGACCACGCCGAACAGGACCCATCGCGCGTCTGGTTCACCCTCACCGAGGGCGCTCTGACCGAGGCTCGGTTCCCACAGGTCGACCTCCTGAACCTTCGGACGCTGGATTTCATCATCCGGTGTAACGACGAGTCCGACTACGCGGTCCGGACCCACAAGGAGGACCGGCGCAACACCGACACCATCGAGCGCCGCGTCGAACCCGCCGAGGACGACGCCTTGCTCTTCCGTCACATCTTCACGGAGACGGGGGACGGCCAGGGCCACGCCTGGGAGCTGACCGTCGACTACGCGACGGACCCCGAACACGACGCAATCCTCGCGAACGTCGAGTTCACCGCGGAGGACGACCACAGCTACGACGTCTTCTCGGCCGCAAACATCGCGCTGACGAGTACGAACAGCGTCGACCGCGGGCTCCGGTACGGGGAGGAAGGGAAGTTCCACCTCGTCGCCCGCAACCCGGAGGCCTACACGGCCGAGACCCACAACGAGTTGCTGGTCGACGAGAACGGCGACGCCCTCTCGGTCGCGATGGCGATGGCTGCCGAGGGCCGCTTCGACTGGGCGACGGTCGGCGCGGCCGGCAGCGAACGACTGGACGCCCTCTACACGCAGGGTGAACTGCCCGAGCCGACAGAGTCTGTCGACGGGGAGAACATCGTCCTCATCGGGCGTCTGGGCACCGGCGAGACTGCCGAGGAGACGGTCGCGCTCGGCTTCGCCCGGCAGGCCGACACCGCGGCCGCGCTCGGTGAGGCCGACGGGGCCCTCGACCGCGGCTTCGAGACGGTCAGAGGGGCCTACGCGGCCAGCTGGGGGGAGTACCTCGCGGACAAGGAGCTGCCCGACTCGGTCGAGGGCCATCCGAACCTTGCCAACCAGTACCGCACCGCCATCATGACGCTGATGGCGGTCGAGGACAAGACCTACCACGGCGCCTCCATCGCCTCGCCGTCGGTGCCGTGGGGCGACGCGGTGTACGCCGGCGAACCGAAGAACTACGGCTACAACTTCGTCTGGTCGCGTGACCTCTACCAGGTCTTTACCGCGTTCGACACCGTCGGGGCACTCGACATCGCGGCCCAGCAACTGGAGTACATCTACGAGTTCCAGCAGGACGAGGCCGGCTTCATCCCGCAGAACACCTACGTGAACGGGACCACCCGCTGGGGCGGCGAGCAGATGGACAACATCTCCTACCCACAGGTGATGGCCTACCACCTCGCCGAGGACGGCATCACCTTCGACGACGTCAGTTACAGCTACGAGAACCTCCGGCGGTCGGCCGACTACGTCGCGCGCAACGGGCCACAGACGGCCCAGGAGCGCTGGGAAGAGGAGGCCGGCTTCTCGCCGTCCTCTATCGCCGCCGAGATATCCGGGCTGGCCTGTGCGGCCAAGCTCGCGCTGGACGAGGGCAACGAAGCAGACGCCCTGGTATGGCTCGCGCTGGCCGACCACTGGGCGAACAACGTCGAGGACTGGACGGCCACGGAGACGGGGACCGACCAGCACCAGAACACGCCCTACTACACCCGCATCACGCGGGACGGCAACCCCGAGGCCGGCCACCTGCGGACGCTGGCCAACAACGGGCCGACGCTGGACGAGCGCAACATCATCGACCACGGCTTCCTCGACCTGGTCCGACTCGGTATCAAACCGGCGGACGACGAGGTAATGGCAAACAGCGTCGTCGAGGTCGACGACACCATCCGCGTCGACGTCGAGGACGCCCCGGGCTTTTACCGCTACAACGGCGACGGCTACGGTGAGCGAGGACGCGAGGACCCCGGCGCGCCGTGGTCCGTCGAGCACAAGGGGAAAGGCCGGCTGTGGCCCCTCCTGACCGGTGAACGCGGCGAGTACGAGCTCAGGCTCGACGAGCCGACCCTCGAGCCGACGGTCGCGCTGCGGGCGATGGAGCAGTTTGCCAACTCCGGCCGGATGATTCCCGAGCAGGTGTGGGACCGCGAGCACGAGACCGACTACAACTGGGAGTTCGGCCAGGGGACCGGCGGGGCGACCCCGCTGGCCTGGGCGATGGCCCAGTACATCCGACTCGCACACTGTGTCAGCGCGGGCACCCCAGTGGAGACCCCGGAGTTCGTCCACGAGCGCTACCGCGAACAGGCGCTCAACGAGCCCGACCGCAGTCCCGCGCTGCGCGTCGACACCCAGTTCCGCGGTAACGACATCGTCGTCTCCGGCGAGACGACCGGCGTGAAAGTCGTCATCAAGACGCCCGTCGAGCGGGTCATCGCCGACGTCGACGACGGGGAGTTCGAGGAGGCGCTCGGTGTCGAACCCGGCGAGAACCAGATAATCGTCGCCGCCGCCGACAAGGCCGACCTGGCCTCGGCCGGGACGACCGTCTGGCGGATGAGCCTCTAG
- a CDS encoding alkaline phosphatase PhoX, which translates to MVDLTRRNLLASSVAAALGASAVGLASGDEVPESDTPGAPSVQGSLKRFLTTAYGAEVTGPFVFEDGGLLYSLQHPSEENPEPYGRASVGYFSGFQFEFDGSNDDFTEVGIPDTEEKQREVRSESGDYETLFQGREPIGDGSERLGVVQTPDGTDITMDNFAGTQYGGPATNPDCNQFVPTNDAGTEGYLFTNWENSPGNVTRVFISQDGAGEWHADLDDAMNLANTDSLRELGGTRINCYGDLSPWGTMISSEENYAHARVSLTATVSDIVEAESGKGLIGGCQFWNRPNPTEIQSAAEEYFDDAGFIQGYWALDGVEFLAYYLGADRVDQADDNGTNTTNPIGDVYPNPYRYGYHVDFRDPAADEPEAVKYYVMGRASWEAPDIQGDEQTVYGCSDGDSKGIYKFVADEPIPSYDDTDDIAGTLYAPKITNDAANASEAGERNSPAQTPLEVEWLELGHATNGEIESWIAEYDDITQEDYLDTHAETDWTEDLATALEEADRAVIANGNQNYVTNEEIVEWARQYEADGPDSVDEELRRVPFIETRAAAKEIGASVEFNKAEGVDSVDDSEPGDFVYFGISEFNDDLANDEGDIQLDRVDGGVVYRAELERDYNVSTLEPVITGPDFTDSPADADDALRNIDNVYTMRDGRVICCEDGFGGPARSYPNDGLYVFQPDVLVDVDAVAVGNGATGTAALSASALPSGFSGARITVSVSDPDVATITGVSFPEALGLTEATVSDDGDSATIRVTDTEDEIGAGGLDVILATLTVRGDGTGTTDITVEVDQMDDDAGSAIDAEAREGVLVTGPPPVDGDATPTDPDDDGRYEDLNGNGRLDYADIQLLFENFDRDSVRLNKTAYDFNENGRLDFDDVVDLYEDVN; encoded by the coding sequence ATGGTCGATTTGACTCGACGGAATCTGCTTGCATCGTCGGTGGCAGCGGCACTGGGGGCCAGCGCGGTCGGGCTGGCCAGCGGTGACGAAGTCCCTGAGAGCGACACGCCGGGCGCGCCCAGCGTCCAGGGGTCACTGAAACGGTTCCTGACGACCGCCTACGGGGCCGAGGTGACGGGCCCGTTCGTCTTCGAGGATGGCGGGCTGCTGTACAGCCTCCAGCACCCCAGCGAGGAGAACCCCGAGCCCTACGGTCGGGCGTCGGTCGGCTACTTCAGCGGCTTCCAGTTCGAGTTCGACGGGAGCAACGACGATTTCACCGAAGTGGGCATCCCGGACACAGAGGAGAAACAGCGGGAGGTTCGCTCCGAGAGCGGCGACTACGAGACACTGTTCCAGGGCCGCGAGCCCATCGGCGACGGGAGCGAGCGCCTCGGCGTCGTCCAGACGCCCGACGGAACCGATATCACCATGGACAACTTCGCCGGAACCCAGTACGGCGGCCCGGCCACCAACCCGGACTGCAACCAGTTCGTCCCGACGAACGACGCGGGGACGGAGGGGTACCTGTTCACCAACTGGGAGAACAGCCCCGGCAACGTCACGCGGGTGTTCATCAGCCAGGACGGGGCGGGCGAGTGGCACGCCGACCTCGACGACGCGATGAACCTCGCGAACACCGACTCCCTGCGGGAGCTGGGCGGGACCCGAATCAACTGCTACGGCGACCTGAGCCCGTGGGGGACGATGATATCCTCCGAGGAGAACTATGCCCACGCACGCGTCTCGCTGACGGCGACAGTCAGCGATATCGTGGAGGCAGAGAGCGGGAAGGGTCTCATCGGTGGCTGCCAGTTCTGGAACCGACCGAACCCGACCGAGATTCAGAGCGCCGCCGAGGAGTACTTCGACGACGCCGGGTTCATCCAGGGGTACTGGGCGCTCGACGGCGTCGAGTTCCTCGCCTACTACCTCGGCGCAGACCGGGTCGATCAGGCCGACGACAACGGGACCAACACGACGAACCCCATCGGCGACGTCTACCCGAACCCCTACCGGTACGGCTACCACGTCGACTTCCGCGACCCGGCGGCCGACGAGCCCGAAGCGGTCAAATACTACGTGATGGGGCGGGCCTCGTGGGAGGCGCCGGACATCCAGGGCGACGAGCAGACCGTCTACGGCTGTTCCGACGGCGACAGCAAGGGTATCTACAAGTTCGTCGCCGACGAGCCCATCCCGAGCTACGACGACACCGACGACATCGCGGGCACGCTGTACGCACCCAAGATAACGAACGATGCGGCCAACGCCTCGGAGGCCGGCGAGCGAAACTCCCCGGCCCAGACACCGCTGGAAGTCGAGTGGCTGGAACTCGGCCACGCCACGAACGGCGAGATAGAATCGTGGATTGCCGAGTACGACGATATCACCCAGGAAGACTATCTCGATACCCACGCCGAGACCGACTGGACCGAAGACCTCGCAACGGCCCTCGAAGAGGCCGACAGGGCGGTCATAGCGAACGGTAACCAGAACTACGTCACGAACGAGGAGATAGTCGAGTGGGCCCGGCAGTACGAGGCCGACGGCCCCGACAGCGTCGACGAGGAGCTCCGCCGCGTTCCCTTCATCGAGACCCGCGCCGCCGCGAAGGAGATCGGCGCCTCCGTCGAGTTCAACAAGGCCGAAGGCGTCGACTCTGTCGACGACTCCGAGCCCGGCGACTTCGTCTACTTCGGCATCTCTGAGTTCAACGACGACCTTGCGAACGACGAGGGCGACATCCAGCTGGACCGCGTCGACGGCGGCGTCGTCTACCGCGCGGAGCTCGAACGGGACTACAACGTCTCGACGCTCGAACCGGTCATCACCGGGCCGGACTTCACCGACAGCCCCGCCGACGCCGACGACGCCCTGCGCAACATCGACAACGTCTACACGATGCGTGACGGCCGCGTCATCTGCTGTGAGGACGGCTTTGGCGGCCCCGCCCGCTCGTACCCCAACGACGGGCTCTACGTCTTCCAGCCCGACGTGCTGGTCGACGTCGACGCCGTCGCAGTCGGCAACGGCGCGACGGGGACCGCGGCGCTCTCGGCCTCCGCGCTCCCGTCGGGCTTTTCGGGTGCCCGCATCACCGTCTCGGTGAGTGACCCCGACGTGGCAACGATAACCGGGGTGTCGTTCCCTGAGGCACTCGGGCTCACCGAAGCAACCGTCAGCGACGACGGCGACAGCGCGACCATCCGCGTCACGGACACCGAGGACGAAATTGGCGCAGGTGGCCTCGACGTCATCCTCGCGACACTGACAGTGCGTGGCGATGGCACCGGAACGACGGATATCACCGTCGAGGTCGACCAGATGGACGACGACGCCGGCTCGGCGATAGACGCCGAGGCCCGCGAGGGCGTGCTGGTCACCGGCCCGCCGCCGGTCGATGGCGACGCCACCCCCACTGACCCCGACGACGACGGGCGCTACGAGGACCTCAACGGCAACGGGCGACTGGACTACGCGGACATCCAGCTCCTGTTCGAGAACTTCGACCGCGACAGCGTCCGCCTGAACAAGACCGCCTACGACTTCAACGAGAACGGTCGGCTGGACTTCGACGACGTCGTCGACCTCTACGAGGACGTCAACTGA
- a CDS encoding SDR family oxidoreductase, protein MTDRLGDRTALITGASSGIGRAIALRFAEAGADIVVADIREDPREGGDPTHERIETETDQRAAFVETDVSVVGDIEVAVATATDVFGGLDVMVNNAGVFTASAPIETVDEADYDWLMDINLKGVYFGSKLAADVMRDDGGGSIVNLSSVAGLVGYPGASTYCASKGGITNLTRELALELGPDGIRVNAINPGVIETAMTTEDEVIAGTMEEGIPLRRDGQPGDVADAALFLASDESSYVTGHNLVVDGGYTAQ, encoded by the coding sequence ATGACTGACAGATTGGGCGACCGAACGGCACTGATAACGGGGGCGTCGTCCGGCATCGGCCGGGCAATCGCGTTGCGGTTCGCGGAGGCGGGCGCGGACATCGTCGTCGCGGACATCCGCGAGGACCCCCGCGAGGGCGGTGACCCGACCCACGAGCGTATCGAGACAGAGACCGACCAGCGAGCCGCGTTTGTCGAGACTGACGTCTCCGTCGTCGGGGACATAGAAGTTGCCGTGGCGACTGCGACCGACGTGTTCGGGGGGCTCGACGTGATGGTCAACAACGCGGGCGTGTTCACGGCCAGTGCGCCAATCGAGACGGTCGACGAGGCGGACTACGACTGGCTCATGGATATCAACCTGAAGGGGGTGTACTTCGGGAGCAAACTCGCTGCTGACGTAATGCGCGACGATGGCGGTGGCAGCATCGTCAACCTCTCCTCGGTCGCGGGGCTCGTGGGCTACCCTGGCGCGTCGACCTACTGCGCCTCGAAGGGCGGTATCACGAACCTCACACGGGAACTCGCGCTCGAACTCGGGCCCGACGGCATCCGTGTCAACGCTATCAACCCCGGGGTAATCGAGACGGCGATGACGACGGAAGACGAGGTGATTGCTGGGACGATGGAGGAAGGGATACCGCTTCGCCGGGACGGCCAGCCCGGCGACGTGGCCGACGCCGCACTCTTCCTCGCCAGCGACGAGTCGTCGTACGTCACCGGCCACAACCTCGTCGTCGACGGGGGGTACACCGCGCAGTAG